The sequence below is a genomic window from Chryseobacterium foetidum.
TGGAATTCGGTCAGGTTTACGAAGCCAATTCTTTTCAGTTAAAGGCTGTTTTAAATCAAACTGGAATTCACAATATTGAAGTCTTCAAAGCCGAAGACGATCCCAAAGAACTGCACAAAGTCCTTGAAAACGCAATCGAACACAATGATATAGTTTTGCTGAATGGCGGCGTAAGTGTGGGAGATTATGATTTTGTCACTGAGGTTGCCAATACCTGTGGCGTGGAAGAAAAATTTCATAAGATCAAACAAAAACCAGGCAAGCCTCTCTTCTTCGGGACAAAAGAAAATACACTCGTCTTCGGGCTTCCCGGAAATCCTTCTTCATCACTAACCTGTTTTTACGAATATGTTTTACCGGCACTTGAAAAAGTGATGGGACTGCCTTCGGGCATTGTTGAAACAACTGCAACCGTAACCCATGATTATCCGAAACCAGCTGGGCTGACGCATTTCCTGAAAGCATTTTACAACAATGGAAAAGTAACCCCGCTTCACGCTCAGGAATCATTCAGACTGCATTCTTTTGCACAGGCAAACTGTTTCATTGTTTTGCCAGAAGAATCATTGGGTTGCAGGGAAAATGATCAGGTGACTGTCCATCTTTTGCCATAAAATTTAATTTAAAAATTATAAAACTCAACGCATTGCGCCTATGTCTGTAGAAATATTTTATGTTATTCTTTTTTTTGTTGCTTTTCTGTACGCAGCTGTTGGTCACGGTGGTGCCAGCGGATATTTAGCACTCATGGCTTTGTATGGAGTGGTTCCGGAAGAGATGAAACCGACCGCTTTGGTGCTCAATCTTTTTGTCTCTCTAACTTCATTCATCCAATACTATCGTGGTGGATATTTTTCCAAAAAACTTTTTATTCCGATTGCGGCAGCCTCGATTCCTTTGGCATTTATCGGTGGAATGATTACCGTTGAAGAAAATATTTACAAACGGATTTTGGGAATTTTACTTTTGTTTCCGGTCATCCGTTTTTTCTTTTTTAAAAATGTGGACGACAGTGAATTGAAACCTCATAACACAACAATTGCAGTCGTAACCGGCGGAGTTGTAGGCTTACTTTCAGGCATGATCGGCATTGGAGGTGGCATTATTCTTTCCCCAATTTTACTGTTGTTACATTGGACCAATCAGAAACAGACTGCAGCCATCAGTGCAGCATTTATTTTCGTAAACTCTGTCGCAGGCCTCGGCGGAATGGTCACTCAGGGAATTTCTTTCACAGGAGATATGGTGATGTATATTGTTGTGGCTTTCACAGGAGGGTTGTTAGGAGCTTATTTAGGTTCAAAAAAATTCAATCAGAATGTATTAAAGTATGTTTTGGCCACGGTTTTACTGATGGCATCTTATAAATTATTACTTACAAAAGCTTAATATGAAAATTCTTTCATTTCTTATCCTGTTTTTAGGTTTAACATTAAACGCGCAGGCTACCAAATCGATTTCTGTAACCGGAGATATTTTAAAACCGATAATAATCAATTTTAATGATTTGAAAAGTTATCAGCAACATTCGGTCGACAGTCTTGCGATTTACAATCATAAAATGGATTACAAAAGCACTTTGAAAAAATTAAAAGGTGTTCAGCTTAAAGACGTTTTGTCGAAAGTTGATTTTAAAACTGATTCTCCAAAATTATTGAGTGAATTTTATTTGGTTTTCATCGCAAATGACGGTTACAAAGTGGTTTTCTCATGGAACGAAATTTTCAACAGCAACAACGGAGATCATGCGTTTATCGTAACCGAAATGAACGGTTCTGATGCTTCGGATTTAAAAGAAAATATTATGATGGTAACGGCTACAGATAAAGCCACTGGTAGAAGATACGTGAAGAATTTGTCAAAAATTGTAATTCAACAGGTCAAATAATAATGGAAATAAAAATCATATCTTTTGGACAGATTGCAGAGATCACAGGAAAAGAATTCGTGACAGAAGCGACAGATCTTGATTCACTGAAACTTCATTTAATTCAGAAATTTCCCGAACTTTCGGATAAGAAATTTGCATTTGCAGTCAATAGAAAACTGGTGCAGGAAAATGTAATCTTAAATCAAAATGATGTTGTGGCTCTGATGCCGCCTTATTCAGGAGGATAATATGGAAAATTACAATGAAAGATACGCCCGACATTACGCTTTGTCTGACTTTGGTTTTGAAGGTCAGCAGAAACTTCTGCAGGCAAAAGTCTTGGTGATTGGTGCCGGCGGTCTTGGATGTCCGGTTTTGCAATATCTGGTTGCGGCTGGAATCGGAACGGTAGGAATTGTCGATCACGATCAGATTTCACTGAGCAATCTCCAAAGACAAACGCTTTATTCCACTGAAGATGTCGGTAAGATGAAATCTGAGGTCTCTTCTTTAAAACTTAAAAAATTAAATCCTGAAATAAACATTGAATCGCATCAGGTTGAGCTGACTTCAAAAAATGCATGGAATATCATTTCAGAATATGATGTCATTGTCGACTGTACCGATAATTTTGCAACACGGTATTTGATTAATGATGCCTGTGTACTTTTAAATAAACCTTTGATTTTCGGCGCAATTTATAAATATGAAGGTCAGGTTGCGGTATTTAATTTAAATTTAAAAAATAATAAATCAGTCAGTTACCGAAATCTTTTTCCCAATCCACCGAAGCCTGAAGATGTGCAGAATTGTAATGAAGTCGGCGTTTTAGGAGTGCTTTCAGGAATGATTGGAATGATGCAGGCGAATGAAGTGATTAAATTAATTTCAGGTGTAGGTGAAGTTTTGGATGGAAAATTACTGACATTCAATATGCTCAATTACGAAACTTTTATCATGGATATTTCAGGTGAAAATTCAACCGAAAATTTTATTCCTGAAAACAGAAAAGCTTTTGAAGAAACGGACTATGAGTTTCTCTGTGGAATTTCTAAAATTAATATTAAAGATTTAAATCCTGATGATTTCCTTGAGCAAATATCAAACGAAAACGTATTGACAATCGACGTGAGAGAAATTAACGAACTTCCGAAAGCTGAGTTTAAACATATTCAAATCCCTCTTTCAGAATTCAATGAAAGGTTGACAGAAATTAAAAACGAAAATATAATTCTGTTTTGTCAGAGCGGAAAGAGAAGTCTGAAAGCAGCGGAAATTTTAATGAAACATTTCGGAACTCAGAAAAAAATTAGCCATCTTAAAGGTGGAATCACAGCATTACAGCAAAGAAAAAATGAGCAGAACAGTTAAAAATATATTCACAGAAGGAGCGATCAGTCCCACTTTTATTTCGGAAAGCATTGCAAAACATGCATCGAAAAAAGAAATTGGGGCGCAAAGTATTTTTCTCGGACAAATCAGAGAAGATATTGTTGACGGCAAAACCGTAGCTGCAATAGAATACACAGCTTACGAGGAAATGGTTTTGGAAAAAATGCACGAAATCAGAGAAGCGATATTCCTGAAATACGATCTCACCTGCATGCACGTTCATCACAGTTTGGGAATCGTAAATGCCGGAGAAATCTGTCTGTTTGTTTTCACTTCATCCAAACACAGAATTGCTGCGATGGAAGCCTGTAATGAACTGGTAGAACGAATCAAATCGGAACTTCAGATCTGGGGCAGGGAAATTTTTAATGACGAATCCCATCAGTGGAAAGTAAATAAATAATATGGTTGACATTACACATAAATCATTCACGCTGCGCAAAGCCATTGCGACAGCAACAGTCAAAGCTTCTTCGGCAGAAACTATTTTGGCAATAGAAAACCGTACTGTTCCGAAAGGTGATATCTTTGAATTTTCGCGGGCTTCGGCTTTATTTGCAGTTAAAAAAACAAGCGATGTCATTCCCGACTGTCATCCGTTGCCGGTGGAATTTACTTCTGTTACTTTTAAAATAGAAGATCTTTCGGTCATCATTTCTGTGGAAGTTCATACGATTTATAAAACCGGAGTGGAAGTGGAAGCGATGCACGGCGCATCAGTTGCTGCATTGGTGATGTACGATATGCTGAAACCGATTGATAAACACGTGGAAATTCAAAATATCCGTTTGCTTGAAAAACAAGGTGGAAAATCGGATAACAATAAGTTTATCAATTCTGAACTTAAAGCTGCCGTGGTTGTCTGTTCAGATTCCGCATTCAAAGGCGAAAAAGAAGATACTTCAGGAAAGGCGATCTCAGATGCACTGGAAAAATATCAATTAAAAAATATTGATTATCAGATTATTGAAGATGATTTTAAAACAATCCAGTCAACTTTAATTAATTACAAGGAAAATAATTTTGATTTAATCATTTTCACAGGAGGAACCGGACTTTCATCCAGAGACATTACTCCGGAAGCAGTTTCTCCATTAATCGACCGCCACATTCCTGGAATTATGGAAACCGCCAGAAATTACGGACAGCAAAGAATAAAAACGGCTATGCTTTCCAGAGGTGTTGCAGGATTTTCAGGAAAAACGCTTGTGCTGACTTTTCCAGGCTCGAAAAAAGCCGCTGAAGAATCGATGGAAGCACTTTTCCCACAGGTTCTCCATGTTTTTCAGTTGAATGATCATCAGATTCATTAAATCATTTTTTTAATTAAAAATTTTGTCTTAAGTACATTGATTATAAATTAGTTTTATTTCTACCACATCAGCCGTTATGGAAACATAACGGTTCTTTATTTGTAATATATTCATTATACCAAAACTCAAATTTATGGCTAATAGTGAAAAACAATCCATAACGCTTAGCGTCAATGGTGAAAATCATCATCTGGAAATCCTGCCGTGGATTTCCCTTCTTGATGCTCTCAGGGAAAGAATTCATCTTACAGGAACAAAAAAAGGCTGTGATCACGGGCAGTGCGGAGCATGTACCGTTTTAATCGACGGCAAACGTGTTTTAAGTTGTCTCAGTCTCGCTGTGATGAAGGAAGGCACAGAAATAACCACCATTGAAGGAATTGCTGAAGAAGGAAATTTACATCCTATCCAACAGGCTTTTATCGATCACGATGCTTTTCAGTGTGGATATTGTACACCAGGTCAGATCTGCAGTGCCATTGGTTTGCTTAATGAAAATAAAGCCAAAACCCGCGAAGAAGTTCAGGATTTAATGAGCGGAAATCTCTGCCGTTGTGGCGCCAACAGAGGTATTATTAACGCAGTGATGGCTGTAAAAGAAACTGTATCTCATGAATAATTTTTCCTACACAAAAGCTAACGACGTTAAAACTGCTGTTTCTTTAACAAATACCAGCGACGATAATAAAATCATTGCAGGCGGTACCAATATCATTGATCTCCTGAAATACTTTGTTACTGAAGCTGATACCTTGGTTGATATTAACCAAATCTCTGATATAAATGGTATTCAGGAACTTCCTGAAGGAGGATTAAGAATCGGAGCACTTCTTACAAATGCAGAAACAGCATATCATCCGGTTATAGAACAACAATATCCACTGTTATCGAAAGCTATTTTAGCCGGAGCATCAGCACAAATCAGAAATATGGCTACTAACGGTGGAAATTTATTGCAACGGACGAGATGTTATTATTTTTACGACATCCATACACCTTGTAATAAACGTGAACCGGGTTCTGGATGCTCCGCTATCAAAGGTTACAATAGAATTCACGCAATTTTGGGACACAGCGAAAACTGTATTGCTGTCTTTCCGTCAGACATGTGTGTAGCGCTTGCTGCGTTGGATGCGGTCGTTCATATTTCAGGACCGGATGGAGAACGAAAGCTTGAATTTTCAGATTTTCACAGGCTTCCTGAAGATGCACCGGAATTCGATAACAATTTGAAAAAAGGTGAAATTATTACAGGAATTGAGCTTCCCGAAAAAGGATTTGCTGAAAATTATTCTTATTTAAAATTAAGAGACAGAGCTTCGTATTCTTTCGCTTTGGTTTCAGTTGCTACAGGTTTAGCATTAGAAAATGGTAAAATTAAAGAAGCAAGAATTGCTTTGGGAGGAGTTGCCCACAAGCCTTGGCGCGTAAAAGAAGCAGAAGATTTTTTGGTTGATAAAGATGCATCACGGGAAAATTTCCTGCAGGCAGCAGAAATGATCGTGAAAGGTGCAGTAGGTTTTGAACACAACATTTTTAAAATCGGTTTGGCCAAAAAAGCGATTGTCAGAAACTGCATGATGGCTCTCGATCCAAAATCACAACGTCCTGGTGCAAAACCATCATTGTAATATTCACTTCAATTAAAATTATTTATGGAAAATACACCATCTGTCGGAAAAGCGATCAGCCGTCTCGAAGGTCATCTGAAAGTAACAGGAACTGCAAAATATGCAGGAGAATATCAGGCTGAAGATTTATTGTATGGTTATGTGGTCAACAGTACCATCACAAAAGGTAAAATTAAGTCGATCGATACTTCTGAAGTGAAAAAAATGGAGGGTGTGATTGAAGTTTTCACCCATGAAAACAAACCTTCAACAGCGTGGTTCGATTTTCAGTACGCTGATATGGATGCACCTCCAGGAACCGTTTTCAAACCACTCAAAGATAATGATATCAAATACAATGGTCAACCCATTGCGCTCGTTGTGGCAGACAGTTTTGAACTGGCACGTTATGCCGCTACAAAACTTGATATCGTTTACGAGAAAGAAGAATTTGAAACTGAATTAAAAGCAAATCTCGAAAAATCCCGCGATCCCAAAAAAGGTCTGGCTTCAATGCTCAAACCGCCGCCACCAAAGCCAACCGGAGATTTTGATAAGGAATATGAAAATTCGGTCATAAAAACTGACAGTCATTTCAGTCATGGAACAGAGCACCACAATCCGATGGAAATGTATGCATCGACTGTCATTTATGAAGGAAACGATAAATTAAAGATTTACGATAAGACACAGGGAACGATCAATTCCCAGATGTATGTTGCGAATGTTTTCGGATTGAAAATGAAAAACGTTCAGGTGATTGCTCCTTTCGTGGGTGGTGGTTTCGGTTCAGGACTTCGTCCTCAGCATCAGCTTTTCATGGCTGTGATGGCATCTTTGGCTTTAAAAAGAAATGTTCGCGTAACTTTGGATCGCGCACAGATGTACATGATCGGACACAGACCACCGACTTTGCAACAGACAAAATTCGGTGCGGATCAGGATGGAAAAGTAAACGCAATTTACCATAAAGCAACTGGGGAAACTTCCAGATTTGAAGATTATGTGGAAATTGTAGTCAATTGGGCCAATATGATTTATCCCGCTGAAAATACTTTATTGGAACATGAAATCGTTCCGCTGGACGTTTACAGTCCTTTGGATATGAGAGCACCTGGCGGAAGTACAGGAATGCACGCCATTGAAGTAACCATGGATGAAATTGCTTACAAATTAAACATCGATCCACTGGAATTAAGGTTGATTAATTATTCAGAAATCGACAAAAGCAGTGATAAGGAATACTCAAGCAAAGAATTAAAAAACTGCTTTCTGCAGGGAGCCGAAAAATTCGGATGGAATAAAAGAAATCCTGAACCCCGCAGCATGAAAAACGGCAACAAACTCGTAGGCTACGGAATGGCTACAGGAATCTGGGATGCCAACAGACTTTTAGGTCGCGCAGAAGCCATCATGACTCCCGAAGGAAAAGTAGAAATTAAAAGTGCCGTAACAGATATTGGAACCGGAACTTTGACTATTATGACTCAGATCGCAGCAGATGAATTGGGCTTACCGGTTGAAGATATTACATTTTCGTACGCTGACAGCAGAATGCCTTTTGCACCGATTCAGGGTGGTTCGTTTACCACTGCGACAGTGGGTCCTGCGGTACAGAATGCCTGTCAGGCTCTCAATGAAAAGCTGTTTAAACTTGCCAGAAAAATGAAGAACTCTGCTCTGGCTGATGCCAAATTTAAAGATGTTCAGTTTCAAAACGGTTGGATAAGTTTAAAAAATAATTCT
It includes:
- a CDS encoding molybdenum cofactor biosynthesis protein MoaE, coding for MSRTVKNIFTEGAISPTFISESIAKHASKKEIGAQSIFLGQIREDIVDGKTVAAIEYTAYEEMVLEKMHEIREAIFLKYDLTCMHVHHSLGIVNAGEICLFVFTSSKHRIAAMEACNELVERIKSELQIWGREIFNDESHQWKVNK
- a CDS encoding (2Fe-2S)-binding protein, with amino-acid sequence MANSEKQSITLSVNGENHHLEILPWISLLDALRERIHLTGTKKGCDHGQCGACTVLIDGKRVLSCLSLAVMKEGTEITTIEGIAEEGNLHPIQQAFIDHDAFQCGYCTPGQICSAIGLLNENKAKTREEVQDLMSGNLCRCGANRGIINAVMAVKETVSHE
- a CDS encoding xanthine dehydrogenase family protein molybdopterin-binding subunit; protein product: MENTPSVGKAISRLEGHLKVTGTAKYAGEYQAEDLLYGYVVNSTITKGKIKSIDTSEVKKMEGVIEVFTHENKPSTAWFDFQYADMDAPPGTVFKPLKDNDIKYNGQPIALVVADSFELARYAATKLDIVYEKEEFETELKANLEKSRDPKKGLASMLKPPPPKPTGDFDKEYENSVIKTDSHFSHGTEHHNPMEMYASTVIYEGNDKLKIYDKTQGTINSQMYVANVFGLKMKNVQVIAPFVGGGFGSGLRPQHQLFMAVMASLALKRNVRVTLDRAQMYMIGHRPPTLQQTKFGADQDGKVNAIYHKATGETSRFEDYVEIVVNWANMIYPAENTLLEHEIVPLDVYSPLDMRAPGGSTGMHAIEVTMDEIAYKLNIDPLELRLINYSEIDKSSDKEYSSKELKNCFLQGAEKFGWNKRNPEPRSMKNGNKLVGYGMATGIWDANRLLGRAEAIMTPEGKVEIKSAVTDIGTGTLTIMTQIAADELGLPVEDITFSYADSRMPFAPIQGGSFTTATVGPAVQNACQALNEKLFKLARKMKNSALADAKFKDVQFQNGWISLKNNSEIKINVKDILASNEGKAVKTTNSAMPNPLTYGKKARAVHSAVFVEVEVDEELGTIEVKRAVTAVAAGKIINPKTAESQVLGGMIWGISKALHEETILDHQFGRYMNANLGEYHIPVHADIHDLQVLFVEENDQFVNDLGVKGVGEIGGVGIPPAITNAIFHATGKRIYDLPIHFDKLL
- a CDS encoding sulfite exporter TauE/SafE family protein, whose protein sequence is MSVEIFYVILFFVAFLYAAVGHGGASGYLALMALYGVVPEEMKPTALVLNLFVSLTSFIQYYRGGYFSKKLFIPIAAASIPLAFIGGMITVEENIYKRILGILLLFPVIRFFFFKNVDDSELKPHNTTIAVVTGGVVGLLSGMIGIGGGIILSPILLLLHWTNQKQTAAISAAFIFVNSVAGLGGMVTQGISFTGDMVMYIVVAFTGGLLGAYLGSKKFNQNVLKYVLATVLLMASYKLLLTKA
- a CDS encoding FAD binding domain-containing protein, whose amino-acid sequence is MNNFSYTKANDVKTAVSLTNTSDDNKIIAGGTNIIDLLKYFVTEADTLVDINQISDINGIQELPEGGLRIGALLTNAETAYHPVIEQQYPLLSKAILAGASAQIRNMATNGGNLLQRTRCYYFYDIHTPCNKREPGSGCSAIKGYNRIHAILGHSENCIAVFPSDMCVALAALDAVVHISGPDGERKLEFSDFHRLPEDAPEFDNNLKKGEIITGIELPEKGFAENYSYLKLRDRASYSFALVSVATGLALENGKIKEARIALGGVAHKPWRVKEAEDFLVDKDASRENFLQAAEMIVKGAVGFEHNIFKIGLAKKAIVRNCMMALDPKSQRPGAKPSL
- a CDS encoding molybdopterin molybdotransferase MoeA, whose amino-acid sequence is MKMISVNEAKQIILQSALTQKSSIIPLSEAFGLVTSEDVIASTDIPNFSQSSMDGYALRFLDKDLSIAVIGEMAAGASKQLMIESGEATRIFTGAPLPENADTVVMQEKIRFDNEKLIIEDENLSEGLNVRPKGAEVKKGEVAMREGTHITAAAIGFLAGIGCAEVSVYTPPKVAVILTGNELQDPGNPLEFGQVYEANSFQLKAVLNQTGIHNIEVFKAEDDPKELHKVLENAIEHNDIVLLNGGVSVGDYDFVTEVANTCGVEEKFHKIKQKPGKPLFFGTKENTLVFGLPGNPSSSLTCFYEYVLPALEKVMGLPSGIVETTATVTHDYPKPAGLTHFLKAFYNNGKVTPLHAQESFRLHSFAQANCFIVLPEESLGCRENDQVTVHLLP
- a CDS encoding molybdopterin-binding protein, giving the protein MKILSFLILFLGLTLNAQATKSISVTGDILKPIIINFNDLKSYQQHSVDSLAIYNHKMDYKSTLKKLKGVQLKDVLSKVDFKTDSPKLLSEFYLVFIANDGYKVVFSWNEIFNSNNGDHAFIVTEMNGSDASDLKENIMMVTATDKATGRRYVKNLSKIVIQQVK
- a CDS encoding MoaD/ThiS family protein, with the translated sequence MEIKIISFGQIAEITGKEFVTEATDLDSLKLHLIQKFPELSDKKFAFAVNRKLVQENVILNQNDVVALMPPYSGG
- a CDS encoding HesA/MoeB/ThiF family protein, translated to MENYNERYARHYALSDFGFEGQQKLLQAKVLVIGAGGLGCPVLQYLVAAGIGTVGIVDHDQISLSNLQRQTLYSTEDVGKMKSEVSSLKLKKLNPEINIESHQVELTSKNAWNIISEYDVIVDCTDNFATRYLINDACVLLNKPLIFGAIYKYEGQVAVFNLNLKNNKSVSYRNLFPNPPKPEDVQNCNEVGVLGVLSGMIGMMQANEVIKLISGVGEVLDGKLLTFNMLNYETFIMDISGENSTENFIPENRKAFEETDYEFLCGISKINIKDLNPDDFLEQISNENVLTIDVREINELPKAEFKHIQIPLSEFNERLTEIKNENIILFCQSGKRSLKAAEILMKHFGTQKKISHLKGGITALQQRKNEQNS
- the moaCB gene encoding bifunctional molybdenum cofactor biosynthesis protein MoaC/MoaB gives rise to the protein MVDITHKSFTLRKAIATATVKASSAETILAIENRTVPKGDIFEFSRASALFAVKKTSDVIPDCHPLPVEFTSVTFKIEDLSVIISVEVHTIYKTGVEVEAMHGASVAALVMYDMLKPIDKHVEIQNIRLLEKQGGKSDNNKFINSELKAAVVVCSDSAFKGEKEDTSGKAISDALEKYQLKNIDYQIIEDDFKTIQSTLINYKENNFDLIIFTGGTGLSSRDITPEAVSPLIDRHIPGIMETARNYGQQRIKTAMLSRGVAGFSGKTLVLTFPGSKKAAEESMEALFPQVLHVFQLNDHQIH